The following proteins are co-located in the Silene latifolia isolate original U9 population chromosome 1, ASM4854445v1, whole genome shotgun sequence genome:
- the LOC141614375 gene encoding uncharacterized protein LOC141614375, producing MVSVFMQVPQMFRQLMVALSVALLGYGYKALKPPPPKKCGSAGGSPVNSPRIRLADGRHLAYRESGVAKDEARYKIIVIHGFNSCKDQPLPLSQELVEELKLYMLFFDRAGYGESDPHPRRSVKSEAYDIQELADALQLGSKFYVIGISIGGYAAWSCIRYIPQRLAGISLVVPFVHYWWPHFPSELSREAWRKLPVSDRWTFRVAHYTPWLLYWWMNQKLFPSLKILSDIATVFTQQDLEINEKRVEVPNEKIRQQGVYESLHRDMMASFANWEFSPLDLRNPFPKNEGSVHIWQGHEDKIIPSKVNRFISEKLEWIKYHEIIEGGHMFIYEQSMCETVVRALVLG from the exons ATGGTATCAGTTTTCATGCAAGTTCCCCAGATGTTCAGGCAGTTGATGGTAGCACTTTCAGTAGCCCTGCTAGGCTACGGCTACAAGGCCTTAAAGCCTCCCCCGCCTAAAAAATGTGGTTCCGCGGGTGGCTCTCCTGTGAATTCTCCAAGGATCAGACTTGCAGATGGGAGACATTTGGCATATAGGGAGTCAGGGGTTGCTAAAGATGAGGCGAGGTACAAAATCATCGTCATTCATGGCTTCAATTCCTGCAAGGATCAACCTTTACCTTTATCTCAG GAACTTGTAGAAGAGCTAAAGCTGTACATGCTGTTCTTTGACAGAGCTGGTTATGGGGAAAGTGACCCCCATCCAAGACGTTCCGTGAAAAGTGAAGCATACGATATTCAAGAACTCGCTGATGCATTACAGCTTGGATCTAAGTTTTATGTCATTGGAATATCCATAGGAGGTTACGCTGCTTGGAGCTGTATAAGATACATTCCGCAAAG ATTGGCAGGGATATCGTTAGTTGTCCCTTTTGTCCATTACTGGTGGCCTCATTTTCCGTCTGAATTATCCCGAGAGGCCTGGCGAAAACTTCCAGTCTCAGACCGATGGACTTTTCGAGTTGCACATTATACTCCTTGGCTGTTGTATTGGTGGATGAATCAGAAATTGTTTCCTTCTCTTAAAATCTTGTCTGACATTGCTACTGTTTTCACTCAGCAAGATTTGGAGATCAATGAGAAACGGGTTGAAGTTCCGAAT GAGAAGATACGCCAGCAAGGTGTCTACGAGTCTCTTCATCGGGACATGATGGCTAGTTTTGCGAACTGGGAGTTCAGTCCCTTGGATCTGAGAAATCCTTTCCCTAAAAATGAAGGTTCAGTTCACATTTGGCAAGGCCACGAGGACAAAATAATTCCGTCAAAAGTGAATCGTTTCATTTCGGAAAAACTTGAATGGATTAAGTACCATGAAATAATTGAAGGTGGGCATATGTTTATATATGAGCAGAGCATGTGTGAAACAGTAGTAAGAGCCCTTGTGCTTGGTTAG
- the LOC141614381 gene encoding uncharacterized protein LOC141614381, which translates to MFGQVALAVGVVIVRYIYKALKPPPPKICGTPDGPPVTSPRIKLRDGRHLSYREAGVAKEEAAYKIIVIHGFASSKDQSLPVSQELAEELKLYFLYFDRAGYGESDPNPKRSVKSEAFDIQELADALQLGSKFYVIGISMGGYPAWSCIKYIPQRLAGVALVAPFVHYWWTGFPSDLYKKAFRKLPAVSDQWTFRVAHYAPWLLYWWMTQNLFTSLSFMSGGPSVFSQKDLEILVKTPTVPQVDQEKIRQQGVHESLHRDIMAGYASWEFSPLDLKNPFPDDNGSVHIWQGYEDKMIPFEINRYISEKLPWIKYHEVPDGGHMFLCEPSVCESIIRALVLG; encoded by the exons ATGTTTGGGCAGGTAGCTTTAGCAGTTGGGGTGGTGATTGTGCGTTACATTTACAAGGCGTTGAAACCTCCCCCTCCGAAAATATGTGGGACCCCTGATGGCCCTCCCGTTACTTCACCACGGATCAAACTCAGAGATGGAAGGCACTTATCATATAGGGAGGCAGGAGTTGCCAAAGAGGAGGCAGCTTACAAAATCATTGTTATTCATGGCTTTGCCTCCTCCAAGGATCAGTCTTTACCTGTCTCTCAA GAACTTGCAGAAGAGTTAAAGCTATACTTCCTGTACTTTGATCGAGCTGGCTATGGAGAGAGTGACCCGAATCCAAAACGATCAGtgaaaagtgaagcatttgataTTCAAGAACTTGCTGATGCATTGCAGCTTGGATCCAAGTTTTACGTGATTGGAATTTCCATGGGAGGTTACCCTGCTTGGAGCTGCATCAAATACATCCCACAAAG ATTGGCAGGAGTAGCCCTGGTTGCTCCATTTGTCCACTACTGGTGGACTGGCTTCCCTTCTGATTTATACAAAAAGGCCTTTCGGAAGCTTCCAGCTGTCTCGGATCAATGGACATTCCGAGTTGCACATTACGCTCCTTGGTTGCTTTATTGGTGGATGACTCAAAATTTGTTCACTTCTCTGAGTTTCATGTCTGGTGGCCCATCTGTTTTCAGTCAGAAAGATTTGGAGATACTTGTAAAAACGCCAACAGTTCCTCAGGTTGACCAG GAGAAGATCCGTCAGCAAGGTGTCCATGAGTCTCTCCATCGTGATATTATGGCTGGTTATGCGAGCTGGGAATTCAGTCCCTTGGATTTAAAAAACCCTTTCCCTGATGATAACGGCTCAGTTCACATCTGGCAAGGGTACGAAGACAAGATGATTCCCTTTGAAATCAATCGTTACATCTCTGAAAAACTTCCATGGATCAAATATCATGAAGTTCCTGATGGTGGACATATGTTCCTGTGTGAACCAAGCGTGTGTGAATCAATCATAAGGGCACTTGTGCTTGGATAG